Proteins encoded by one window of Lathyrus oleraceus cultivar Zhongwan6 chromosome 1, CAAS_Psat_ZW6_1.0, whole genome shotgun sequence:
- the LOC127075430 gene encoding nuclear transcription factor Y subunit A-7 → MTSSTHDPTDNEADGQEQSESQMQPVSANEISHAGIDTQVVQYVAPPQLGPGHAMVPPAYPYPDPYYRSMFAPYDAQAYPPQPYGGHPMANLQLMGIQHAGVPLPTDAVEEPVFVNAKQYHGILRRRQSRAKAESEKKVTRNRKPYLHESRHLHALKRARGCGGRFLNSKKDENQQDEVGSADNSHSNINLNSDRNDLAPSDKNS, encoded by the exons ATAACGAGGCTGATGGACAAGAGCAGTCAGAATCACAGATGCAGCCTGTATCTGCAAATGAAATTTCTCATGCTGGTATTGATACTCAGGTTGTTCAATACGTAGCACCTCCGCAGCTTGGCCCTGGACATGCTATG GTGCCACCTGCTTATCCATATCCGGATCCCTACTACAGAAGCATGTTTGCTCCCTATGATGCACAAGCTTATCCGCCACAGCCCTACGGTGGACATCCAATG GCCAATCTTCAGCTAATGGGAATTCAGCATGCAGGTGTTCCTTTACCAACTGATGCAGTCGAGGAGCCTGTGTTTGTCAATGCGAAACAGTATCATGGTATTTTAAGACGCAGGCAGTCTCGTGCTAAAGCTGAATCAGAAAAGAAAGTTACAAGGAATCGGAAG CCATACTTGCATGAATCACGACACTTGCACGCACTGAAAAGAGCAAGAGGATGCGGAGGTCGGTTCCTGAATTCAAAGAAAGACGAGAATCAACAGGACGAGGTTGGATCAGCTGACAACTCACATTCCAATATCAATCTCAATTCTGATAGAAATGATCTCGCACCATCTGATAAAAATTCTTGA